A genomic region of Glycine max cultivar Williams 82 chromosome 15, Glycine_max_v4.0, whole genome shotgun sequence contains the following coding sequences:
- the LOC100778383 gene encoding serine/threonine-protein kinase WAG1, which yields MDEPTLLFPDTDLDLSFTSTTTDRTTISARASLARTSSLTLSFNDRLSTFSAAENTTAAVTNRLPHRSADPNWSAIQAAVNLSSDGRLHLRHLKLLRHLGSGNLGRVFLCRLRDYDGAHFALKVVDKDLLTAKKLSHAQTEAEILQTLDHPFLPTLYARIDVSHYTCLLIDFCPGGDLHSLLRRQPQFRLPLAAARFFAAEVLVALEYLHALGIVYRDLKPENVLMREDGHVMLSDFDLCFKSDVAPCVDFRAHSPRRVGPTNGCFSYNCHRSQDRRKEKLVAEFVAEPVTAFSRSSVGTHEYLAPELVSGNGHGNGVDWWAFGVFVYELLYGTTPFKGCSKEGTLRKIASSKDVRFVHVAEREEPGMTEARDLIEKLLVKDPKKRLGCAKGATEIKRHRFFDGIKWPLIRTYRPPELKGLMRRNKSKVSCKSKRWWWWWKRLGHVVRTKGGKYNFFSNYSNNNNNYYHFVDDNYKVR from the coding sequence ATGGACGAACCCACATTGTTGTTCCCCGACACCGACCTCGATCTCAGCTTCACCAGCACCACCACCGACCGCACCACCATCAGTGCAAGAGCCAGCTTAGCCCGAACCAGCAGCCTCACCCTCAGCTTCAACGACCGTCTCTCGACATTCTCCGCCGCGGAAAACACCACCGCCGCCGTCACCAACCGCCTTCCCCACCGGAGCGCCGACCCTAACTGGTCCGCCATCCAGGCCGCCGTCAATCTCTCCTCCGACGGGCGCCTCCACCTCCGCCACCTCAAGCTCCTTCGCCACCTCGGCTCCGGCAACCTCGGCCGCGTCTTCCTCTGCCGCCTACGCGACTACGACGGCGCCCACTTCGCCCTCAAGGTCGTTGATAAAGACCTCCTCACAGCGAAGAAACTCTCCCACGCGCAGACCGAGGCGGAGATTCTCCAAACGCTCGACCACCCCTTCCTCCCCACGCTCTACGCGCGCATCGACGTGTCTCACTACACGTGCCTCCTCATCGATTTCTGCCCCGGCGGCGACCTCCACTCCCTCCTCCGCAGGCAGCCCCAATTCCGCCTCCCCCTCGCGGCGGCGCGTTTCTTCGCCGCCGAGGTCCTCGTCGCCCTCGAGTATCTCCACGCGCTCGGCATCGTCTACCGCGACCTTAAACCAGAGAACGTCCTCATGCGTGAAGATGGCCATGTCATGCTCTCAGATTTCGATTTGTGCTTCAAATCTGACGTGGCACCCTGTGTCGACTTTCGGGCCCACTCCCCACGCCGAGTGGGCCCCACGAACGGTTGTTTCAGTTATAACTGTCATCGATCTCAAGacaggagaaaagaaaaattggttGCAGAGTTCGTGGCGGAACCGGTGACGGCGTTTTCACGGTCGAGCGTTGGGACGCACGAGTATTTAGCTCCCGAGCTTGTTTCTGGTAACGGTCACGGTAACGGCGTGGATTGGTGGGCTTTTGGGGTTTTCGTTTACGAGTTGTTGTACGGGACGACGCCGTTTAAAGGGTGTAGCAAGGAGGGCACGCTGCGCAAGATAGCGTCGAGCAAGGATGTGAGGTTTGTCCACGTGGCGGAGCGAGAGGAGCCTGGGATGACTGAGGCGAGGGATTTGATTGAGAAGTTGTTGGTGAAGGACCCTAAGAAGAGGCTAGGATGCGCCAAGGGTGCTACTGAGATTAAACGACACCGTTTTTTTGATGGAATTAAGTGGCCTTTGATTAGGACTTATCGGCCACCGGAGCTGAAGGGTTTGATGAGAAGGAATAAGTCAAAAGTGAGTTGCAAGAGtaagaggtggtggtggtggtggaagagactAGGGCATGTTGTGAGGACCAAAGGGGgtaaatataatttcttttcaaactatagtaataataataataattattatcattttgttgATGATAATTACAAGGTTAGGTAG